TCTTTAGTGTTGTGTACTGTTTAGACATCCTTTACTATTTTTCCATAAATAAACGCGTACCTCAACCTAAAAAAGAGATAACGCACAAAAAAAAGACACCTTGTAGGGTGTCTGAACTAAAGTAAAGAAAAAATGTCGCGTAAGTTGTTAGGAAAAAGAGGAGGGAAGCTCCAGCTTCATCAAACTAATAGCAACGTTACGCTTGTACTCGCGTACAAGTTCGGGGTTTGAAATATGCTCAGCGTATTTTTCTCTAAAGTACCCAAATGCCGCGGTACGGCTCATAAATACCCCATTTGCGGGATTCACTTTATCGGAAACATACTCAGGATACGTGGTTGATGATTTATATCCGGACCCGTGGTCCACATATACAATCCTCCACTCACCCTCCTCATCTTTGAATACCTGGAGAATCTCCAATGGTCCGACTATATCATGCGGACGCCCGTGATAAGACCTCATACTCCAAAACCTATCGCCAACCTTGAAGGTTCGCATGAACTCTTCAATCCTGTGAATTGCTTGCGCGATTGCCATTTTCTTCCTTTCTAAAGCTCTAATGTACTTTGCAGATAGTACCACAACTTATTATTTTTGTAAATATACACTATGCTCTGTATTTTACAAGTTTGTTTTCAAAATCTTTAGCCAAAAATCTAAGTTTTCGCCTTGCCCAATATTTGCCGGCATAATCTATACCTATTCTTCCTGTAGCAATAATATCTTTGTCATCCAGCATCTCTCCGGTGTCCTCTATCCACACTGTATCGCTTTGTGTAAGGTCAACGCCGTAAAGCGATTTATCAAATTTAAAATATCTGCATAATTTCCCGGGTCCGTTTGCTTTAGCTACATCTCCGTTCTCGGGCAAAACTCCGCGTAAAAGTACGCACTCAGGCACACCCTCTATATACGTAGATATATTAAACTGCCAGTACATTCCGTAAACCATGTATATATAAACATGACCTCCCCTGGTCCACACAGCTCTGTTTCGCGGGGTTCTTTTGCCGCCATAGGCGTGCGAAGCCTTGTCATGTGGGCCTGTATACGCTTCAGTCTCAATTATCTTTCCGCTCAACGCACTTCCATCAGGCGTGTTGTGTATTATGCGCTTACCCAAAAGTTCGCGTGCCACATCAGCGGACGGTTTTGTATAAAAGTCTATACCTAATCTTTTTTGCATATAAATTATATTAACATAAAACCGCCTCCAGGGGCGGTTTTAATGAACTATTAACTCACAAGTACCTTGCTATCTTCCGCAAGGATAATTTCTGCGGCACAAAACGGGCAGAATTTTACCTCAATCTCATCTCTTGTTGTTGCAAGAGTAACAGCGAGCTTGCCGTTAAACTGAGTGAAGTTCAAACCGGGTTGTACCTGGCCTGAAACTTCATCAAAGGTCATTGCCTTCTTATTGCCGGAATGGCAAAAAGTTGTGAAGAAATCACGGCAACAAAAATCGTTTTTAGTAAGCCGATACCCCTTGGCGTATCCGCTTTCATTGACTCCTGTCGTGTAACGAATTACACACTGGTCGTTTCTTTGACCCATTCTGCTCCTCCTTGTTTTGGAACTATGAATATAATATCACTTTTTTTGAAAATAGTCAACAAATACCTACTTATTCGCTACTTAAAATCGTTGCCAGACAACACTCACTTAAAGTACCTCTTCCCTTTTAACTTCTCCGGCATAAAATCCTCTTCTGTGTACTTTTCATAGTCTTTTCCATAATCCATCTCTTTCATAAGTTTTGTGGGAGCATTTCTTATTTTAAGCGGTACAGGCAGATTGCCGTGCTCTTTTACATCTTTTTGTGCCGCCCGCAAAGCATCGTAAGCGCTCCTGTCCTTTTGTGCATTAGAAAGATAAGCGACTCCGTGTGCTAAATTTATTGCGCACTCAGGCATGCCTATCTGCTCCACAGCGCGAAACACACCATTTGCGACAACAAGTGCTGTCGGCTGCGCTATGCCTATATCTTCACTGGAAAATATCACCATGCGCCTCGCTATAAACTTCGGGTCCTCTCCCGCGTCCAGCATCCGCGCCAGGTAATACATGGCCGCATCCGCCTGACTTGCCCGCATGCTTTTTATAAAAGCGCTTATTGTATTGTAGTGCTCCTCCCCTTTTTTATCGTAACGCAGATATTTATCCTGCAAGGTATTCTTTAAATTCTCTACCGTTATTTTGCCGTAAAGTTCATTTGTATTTTCTAACATGCCCAATGCCTGTCGCGCGTCGCCGTTTGCAAGACGAACTAAAAAATCCTGTTCGTCTTTACCCATTTTAAATCCGCTTCTTGCAAAAATATGTTTCATCTCTTTTTCGTCCAATTCATTCAGCGTAAATACCCGGCACCTGGAAAGAAGCGGAGATATTACCTCAAAACTCGGATTCTCCGTTGTAGCTCCTATTAATATAAGCTCTCCGCTCTCCACATGGGGTAAAAGGAAATCCTGTTGGGCTTTGTTAAAGCGGTGTATCTCATCTAAAAACAGTATCTTTGGCCGGTCCTTAGTACTTGTATCAAGTATTTTTTTAATATCCGCTTTTCCCGCCGATACCGCCGACAGCTCAAAAAGTTCCGCCTTTAAGCTTTCGGCATAAATTCGCGCTAAAGTTGTCTTACCCACTCCGGGAGGTCCCCACAATATAAAAGAAAATAAATGCCCGCTCTCTATAGCAACACGAATAGGCCTGCCTTCCGCGACAAGATGTTCCTGTCCAACGAATTCATCCAGATTCTTTGGTCTTATTTTAGATGCCAATGGTTCTGTCATAGCGCTCATTCTATCACAAAACGTGTGAAATATCAGTAAATAAAAACACCTCTTTCATGTCCAAGTTGACAAAACATAGGTTTTCAGTATATAATAGCCCTAAATCAAGTGAATCTCATATCCTGCCTGCACGGTTAAAATTACCGCAAGCGCGCAGGCAGGCGTTTATCTCTTGTTACATCAAGAGAAACTATAATCCAATACGCCCGGAGATATTCTCGCCAAAGGCGGGCAAACTTGTAAACTCACAAAAAATAATAATAGTGAGACGAATTTAATATGACACAAAGACACAACAATAGATCCTCAAACCGTTCGCGTTCCCACAACAATAACCGGGGCTCATCTTCACGCCAAAACTATGGCGGAGGAAGAAGGCGCCATTCCGCTCCTCAAAATCGCGGAGGTCAAAGACAAAGCCTAAATATAAACACATTTATAAACAAGGCTGAAGCGATACAAAATACTGAAGAAAAAATAGTGCCAAAGCACAAATTCAGTGATTTTGCGATACACGAAAATCTAAAGCGTGCTATTGCCGCAAGAGATTTTACATCACCCACACCTATCCAGGATGAGGCAATACCTCATATCCTAAAAGGGCGTGACATTGTAGGGATAGCCAACACAGGAACAGGAAAAACTGCAGCTTTTCTGATACCCCTTATAGACAAAATACTAAACAACCCTGACAAAAGGGTTCTTATTGTTACACCAACCCGCGAACTTGCAAACCAAATACATAACGATGTAAGAAAACTTACGCCTCAAATGGGGATTTATTCTGTTTGTTGCGTTGGAGGAGCATCTATTGGTCCCCAGCTTCGTGACTTAAAGAGACGTCATAACTTTGTTATCGGAACCCCCGGACGCTTAAAGGACTTGATAGAGCGCGGAAACTTAAACCTTGCAAAGACAAGTACAATAGTGCTTGACGAAGCAGACCGAATGTTGGACATGGGTTTTATTCACGACATGCGCTATCTTGTTGCAAGAATGCCCGAGCAACGCCATACGCTTTTCTTCTCAGCTACGCTTTCCAAAGACATTGAAAAACTTGTTAGCGATTTTCTGCGCGACCCTGTAACAGTGTCTGTAAAAACACAGGATACTTCAAAAAATGTTGACCAGGATGTTATACGCGTAAACGGAAAAAACGCGAAGGTTGACGAACTGCACAACCTGCTCTTGCAGCCCGAATTTAATAAAGTACTGGTATTTGGCAGAACGAAGCACGGAGTTGAAAAACTATCTGTAGATCTTAGAAAACGAGGGTTTAAAACGGCCTCTATTCATGGAAATAAATCATACAACCAGCGTCAGAGTGCGCTCGGCTCATTCAAAGAAGACAGAGTACGCATACTTATAGCAACAGATGTTGCCTCCCGCGGACTTGATATTCCTGATGTAAGCCATGTTATAAACTTTGACATACCCAACACTTACGATGATTACGTGCACCGTATCGGCAGAACAGGCCGATGGGGCAAAACAGGAAAAGCTCTCACCTTCGTATAATGGAGATTAGAAATATAGCAATCATAGCCCATGTGGACCATGGTAAAACCACGCTTACAGACGCGATTATGCGCCAGACCGGCTCTACAAAGGAAGGTGTAAGTATGGACTCCAACGATCTTGAGCAGGAACGCGGTCTTACGATTTACGCAAAAAACGCCTCCGTTGCATACAAGGGCACTAAAATAAACATAGTGGACACTCCAGGCCACGCGGATTTCGGTTCTGAAGTAGAACGGGTACTTCGCTCCATAGACTCCGTTATTCTTGTTGTGGACGCGCAGGAAGGTCCTATGCCACAAACCCGTTTTGTGCTTAAAAAATCGCTGGAACTCGGACACAAACCTATAGTTGTGCTAAACAAGATAGATAAGCCCGCGGCTAATCCGGCGCGCGCGCATGATGAAGTACTTGAACTGTTTTTTGACCTGGGCGCCGAAGAAGACCAGCTCAACTTTACAACAGTTTACGCAATAGGAGTAGACGGCGTTGCTATACGCGAGCTAAAAGACGAACGTAAAAATATAGAACCCCTACTGGATGTAATACTTGAAGAAGTTCCTCCCGCATCCGACAACAGTGAAGGGGCTTTAAAGGTGCAACCGTTTAACCTGGCGTACGATAACTTTCTCGGCAGACTTGCCATCGGCAGAATATACAGCGGTGTTTTAAAAGACGGCGCTAATGTTTTTATCAAAAAAGCTTCCGGCAAGATTGAATCAGGAAAAATAACAAAGGTTTTTACTTTTGAAGGAACTAACAGAAAAGAGGCGGCGCAGGCGCAAGCGGGAGACATTGTAATGCTCGCAGGACTGCCTGAAATTTATATAGGAGATACAATATGCGATTCTAAAGAAACAGAAGCGCTCCCTGCGATAGAGGTGGACGAGCCGACCATAGCTTTAAATTTTTTAGTAAACAACTCCCCTTTTGCGGGGCGTGAAGGTAAATATGTAACAGGAAGGCAGATAAAAGACCGCCTGCTTAAAGAATTGGAGGTTAACGTTGGATTGCGCGTAGATTTTGAAGACGACCAAATGAAAGTGTACGGAAGAGGTGAACTACACATAGCCATACTTCTTGAAAACATGCGAAGAGAGGGATACGAACTCCAGGTGTCACAACCCCAGGTAATAATAAAAGAAATAGACGGGGTAAAAAGCGAACCTTTTGAAGAGGTAATAGTAGATGTTCCGATGGAATCACAGGGAACAGTTATAGAAAAACTCTCACAAAGAGCTGTAATTATGATAGGAATAAAACAGGATGGTAACACTGTACGCCTTACTTTTGAAGGTCCCACCCGCGGGCTTTTGGGATACCGGGGACAATTTATAGTAGATACTAAAGGAGAGGGAATTTTTGCCAGTCGTTTTATAGGGTTCAAGCCACACGCGGGCAAGATACAAAAACGCAAGACGGGTTCCATGGCATCTATGGCAACAGGAAAAGCTCTTGGGTTTTCACTGTACAACCTGCAGGCAAGAGGCACTCTGTATATAGGGGCAAATACCGAAGTGTACGAAGGAATGGTAATAGGAAACACATCCAAAGGGGTAGACTTAGCGGTAAATCCCACAAAAGGGAAGCAGCTTACAAATATGCGCGCGAGCGGCTCAGACGATAACATATCCCTAACCCCACCCACTCCTGTCACAATAGAAGGCGGGCTGGAAATAATGCAGGACGATGAATATCTTGAAATAACTCCAAAAAGCGTACGCCTGAGAAAACAACTCTTAACCGAAGTAGAACGGGCAAAGATAAAACGGCAGGAAAAATACGAATAATCACACTCAATACCAAAAAAATAAACGGGTCACTGCAGTGACCCGTTTATTTTTTTATAGTTAAATGTCGGCTTTACTTCTTTTCTGTTTCACCCTCTTCAGGCACTACTATCCAGGCAATAAGATATAAAATTACTCCGGGAAAAACACCCGTAAATACAACAGCCACTGCCATTATAAGCCGGAGTATGGTTGAATCTGTCTTAAGATACTCCCCTAATCCGCCGGCAATCCCTCTTCAATCCTTTTAGCTGTATTTTCTCTTTTGTTGACTATAATACCCCCGCCCGCTATATATTCATTACCGGACGATGTTTCTATTATTACAGGCATTGCCATGGAAG
The Candidatus Spechtbacterales bacterium genome window above contains:
- a CDS encoding replication-associated recombination protein A produces the protein MTEPLASKIRPKNLDEFVGQEHLVAEGRPIRVAIESGHLFSFILWGPPGVGKTTLARIYAESLKAELFELSAVSAGKADIKKILDTSTKDRPKILFLDEIHRFNKAQQDFLLPHVESGELILIGATTENPSFEVISPLLSRCRVFTLNELDEKEMKHIFARSGFKMGKDEQDFLVRLANGDARQALGMLENTNELYGKITVENLKNTLQDKYLRYDKKGEEHYNTISAFIKSMRASQADAAMYYLARMLDAGEDPKFIARRMVIFSSEDIGIAQPTALVVANGVFRAVEQIGMPECAINLAHGVAYLSNAQKDRSAYDALRAAQKDVKEHGNLPVPLKIRNAPTKLMKEMDYGKDYEKYTEEDFMPEKLKGKRYFK
- a CDS encoding DNA-3-methyladenine glycosylase; this translates as MQKRLGIDFYTKPSADVARELLGKRIIHNTPDGSALSGKIIETEAYTGPHDKASHAYGGKRTPRNRAVWTRGGHVYIYMVYGMYWQFNISTYIEGVPECVLLRGVLPENGDVAKANGPGKLCRYFKFDKSLYGVDLTQSDTVWIEDTGEMLDDKDIIATGRIGIDYAGKYWARRKLRFLAKDFENKLVKYRA
- the typA gene encoding translational GTPase TypA — translated: MEIRNIAIIAHVDHGKTTLTDAIMRQTGSTKEGVSMDSNDLEQERGLTIYAKNASVAYKGTKINIVDTPGHADFGSEVERVLRSIDSVILVVDAQEGPMPQTRFVLKKSLELGHKPIVVLNKIDKPAANPARAHDEVLELFFDLGAEEDQLNFTTVYAIGVDGVAIRELKDERKNIEPLLDVILEEVPPASDNSEGALKVQPFNLAYDNFLGRLAIGRIYSGVLKDGANVFIKKASGKIESGKITKVFTFEGTNRKEAAQAQAGDIVMLAGLPEIYIGDTICDSKETEALPAIEVDEPTIALNFLVNNSPFAGREGKYVTGRQIKDRLLKELEVNVGLRVDFEDDQMKVYGRGELHIAILLENMRREGYELQVSQPQVIIKEIDGVKSEPFEEVIVDVPMESQGTVIEKLSQRAVIMIGIKQDGNTVRLTFEGPTRGLLGYRGQFIVDTKGEGIFASRFIGFKPHAGKIQKRKTGSMASMATGKALGFSLYNLQARGTLYIGANTEVYEGMVIGNTSKGVDLAVNPTKGKQLTNMRASGSDDNISLTPPTPVTIEGGLEIMQDDEYLEITPKSVRLRKQLLTEVERAKIKRQEKYE
- a CDS encoding PspC domain-containing protein translates to MAGGLGEYLKTDSTILRLIMAVAVVFTGVFPGVILYLIAWIVVPEEGETEKK
- a CDS encoding DEAD/DEAH box helicase; the protein is MTQRHNNRSSNRSRSHNNNRGSSSRQNYGGGRRRHSAPQNRGGQRQSLNINTFINKAEAIQNTEEKIVPKHKFSDFAIHENLKRAIAARDFTSPTPIQDEAIPHILKGRDIVGIANTGTGKTAAFLIPLIDKILNNPDKRVLIVTPTRELANQIHNDVRKLTPQMGIYSVCCVGGASIGPQLRDLKRRHNFVIGTPGRLKDLIERGNLNLAKTSTIVLDEADRMLDMGFIHDMRYLVARMPEQRHTLFFSATLSKDIEKLVSDFLRDPVTVSVKTQDTSKNVDQDVIRVNGKNAKVDELHNLLLQPEFNKVLVFGRTKHGVEKLSVDLRKRGFKTASIHGNKSYNQRQSALGSFKEDRVRILIATDVASRGLDIPDVSHVINFDIPNTYDDYVHRIGRTGRWGKTGKALTFV